A window of the Oncorhynchus masou masou isolate Uvic2021 chromosome 13, UVic_Omas_1.1, whole genome shotgun sequence genome harbors these coding sequences:
- the hgh1 gene encoding protein HGH1 homolog, whose amino-acid sequence MLSDVEAKELLSFLTLNTRPDVKGQATEYILGLSGNRDGCRYLQSKPDFLKALVTLTTDPSIAIVKDCYHSLINLSADETMHQPLVKDADFLPMLFKNLLDREFMFADRICTILTNLSRHVKTCKEVFKAMQEQEIGLTQIVEIFCTEGYNKQVSLHYLGPLLSNLTQLPETRHFILDRERCVVQRLLPYIQYEASTIRRGGVIGTLRNCCFDHAHHEWLLSDAVDILPFLLLPLAGPEELSDEENEGLPVDLQYLPEDKKREEDPDIRKMLIETMILLTATKVGRQFLKAKNTYAIMREFHNWEKEPHVAAACEKFIQVLIGDEPEPGMENLLEVEIPEDVAVKLKDMDAKEQEQLEKDQEDLLNPDKPQQCAGIVRMM is encoded by the exons ATGCTGAGTGACGTGGAGGCAAAAGAGCTGCTGTCCTTCCTCACCCTGAACACCAGGCCGGATGTCAAGGGCCAGGCCACAGAGTACATCCTGGGCCTATCTGGCAACAGGGACGGCTGTCGCTACCTACAGTCAAAACCTGACTTCCTTAAAGCCCTGGTGACCCTCACCACCGACCCCTCTATCGCTATCGTCAAAGACTGTTACCACTCTCTCATCAACCTCTCGGCTGACGAGACCATGCACCAACCGCTGGTGAAAGACGCTGACTTCCTCCCTATGTTGTTTAAAAATCTCCTGGACCGAGAGTTTATGTTTGCAGACCGTATCTGTACAATCCTCACTAACCTGTCGCGGCATGTGAAGACGTGTAAAGAGGTGTTTAAGGCTATGCAGGAGCAGGAGATAGGTCTGACACAGATAGTGGAAATCTTCTGCACTGAGGGCTACAACAAGCAGGTGTCACTCCATTACCTGGGCCCCCTCCTCTCCAACTTGACACAGCTGCCCGAGACCAGACACTTTATCCTGGATAGGGAGAG GTGTGTAGTGCAGAGACTCCTTCCCTACATACAATACGAGGCCTCCACAATCAGACGAGGGGGAGTCATTGGCACTCTGAGAAATTGTTGCTTTGACCATG CTCATCATGAGTGGTTGCTGAGTGATGCAGTGGACATTCTGCCTTTCCTGTTGCTGCCTCTCGCTGGGCCTGAGGAACTGTCTGACGAGGAGAATGAAG GGTTGCCCGTCGACCTCCAGTACTTGCCCGAGGacaagaaaagagaggaggatcCCGACATTCGCAAGATGCTCATTGAGACCATGATACTG CTGACTGCTACCAAAGTGGGCCGGCAGTTTCTGAAGGCCAAGAACACCTATGCCATCATGAGGGAGTTCCACAACTGGGAAAAGGAACCTCACGTGGCCGCTGCTTGCGAGAAGTTTATACAG gtgcTGATCGGGGACGAACCGGAGCCAGGCATGGAGAACTTGTTGGAGGTGGAGATTCCTGAGGATGTGGCGGTGAAGCTCAAAGACATGGATGCCAAGGAGCAGGAGCAGTTGGAGAAGGACCAGGAAGATCTGTTAAATCCAGACAAGCCCCAGCAGTGTGCTGGCATAGTGAGGATGATGTAG